From the Erpetoichthys calabaricus chromosome 12, fErpCal1.3, whole genome shotgun sequence genome, the window GGGTTAAACGTCTACATCAGAGACCCATGATGAAGTACAACCTAACAGCCATAAACATGTCTGGAGAGCAGTTGATTATTACAGACATGTCGTCTAGACATCCCTCCTCCTCTTGGAAATCTGTAGGTGTCAGATGAAGTGAATATATGAAGATTCCTGGCATGAAACATAGTCTTCTTCATAGCTGAAAGTTGAACAAATGAATCTGCAGATCAAAGGAAACTATAAACTACTGATGCTGAGTTTTTGGAATCATGCAGGGTTGGCCAAAACATCCTGTGAAGGTCTCAGCACTGACAGAGAGATGCTACCCCTGGAGAAATCAGCTCAGCGCAAGTCGCTTATTGTTAGATGTTCGTGTATTTTTGATCTAAGTCTGCTGCAATGACTTGCAATCCCATCACCTCGTCAAACCTGagctggattaaacaggtttaaaatggaagaaaaaatggatggaaggacagagtAAAATGTAGACTTGTTTAACCAGAAATTCACTCGCTACTCTTTAAAGCTCTCACAGTTTCAAGGGTAACATTCTAGTGACATTTCCCATGATCAGCGCACATTTACACCATTTCTGGAGAGCAATTAAGATAACTGATTCCGTAAATTCAAAGCCTTATCCTTCTGTTATCAAACATGCTGAACCCATTGGCTACAAAATACAAGCCGTCttacaattaaaaatatcttATTTAGTTGTCTTTAATACTAGATCTATTTCATCTCAGCATTGATAGGACTGTGGTGCAATTAGGAGGAAACATGAATTAAAATCACAGCACTCAGACATTATCAATCTTCTGGCCACTGAGGGACTACTTTGTTGGCCTCGGTGGCTGTGGCCTAGATAATAATGATAGTAAAAGgaaatgtggaaaacaaaaatgattgtTTAAGTAACATTTCATATGTCACTTAGGTTAGTTTCACTTTTTTCGCCTCCATGTCTGAAAGGCTAGTCACCCACAGTCTCTCTGGATCAGTACACCTGCTCAGTGCATCTGGAGCTCCTCCTCACCTCTGTCTTCGTTATTAGCTACTGTTGTGCGTCATGAGCAGGCTGGCAGCATCCAGCATGGAGACAATTTCACTTTTCACAAAAGCAATTGGTCGCAATTGACATGTACCGTATCAAGGATTTTGTTGGTTTCATTTTCTATTAAAACATGACATgaaaggaatactctacccaagaatgatattttttaatgttacttatatcagaaaacatgagattagttttttttttaatcattactgCAAACTTAAAAATATCtatttgggtgaagtattcctatAAACATTTTTGGCCATCACTGCAGACACTAAAACATAATTTTTGTTTGGACTATTCCTTTACAGACATGATataggcctttaacattccagtttaCAAAACCTAATGATTTTCACTGCTCCTACCTTCAAGGAAACATTTTTACATGAAAGCAGTGCGGTATTTTAAATGTCAGCTTTATCCCTATTTTCACATCTTACCAATTAAGATagttcggggggggggggcagggggggggggcaaaagatacaaaaatgatTACTTGATCTGGTTCTTTCTTTTTCAGGCAAAGTTTGACATTTTGTCTTCACAGATTTggtctctgtttcttttttcataatgGAGAACTCAAATCTTTAATTCAGTTTCACATTTAGAGTTTTTTCTTTTCGTAATGATTATTTAATATCTTAACACTGCTATTGTTTTCCGTAGGCATTTCCATTGTATGGATATTTTTTTACGGTTGCTACTGCATTGCTTTGATGTGGCATTGCTGTTTATGGATTGATAGGAGCGTATTGTGTTTGTGAAACTAAGAGCAGGAACCACAGATTCCCAGTCACCTGATATATCACCCTCAGTTACAAATCCCCATTGTATTACAGTCCAAGTAGAACAAACCTACTGTGTGAGATCAACAGCCAGCAGTCACCTCAAAGGTTCCAAGcaacaacagcaaaaacaaagagtgaaagaaaactaaatttgAGTAAAGCTGAAAAGTTCTTCTAATCTAAATTGAGTAGTAAATTATTCCAATTGGGTTATAATATGCGTCTTGTACTAACAAAAATGTCATTaattcatacaaaaaataaaggaagataATAATTATACATGCCCCTCATGAACATTGTCAGTTTCTGTTACTTATCCTATTATGCTGATACTTTTGTTTGTTCATATATATGCACCTCATCCTGTTTTCTAAACTGTTTTTCTCAGTGAGGGTCACAGTGTCTGTCTTGAGCTGCACATTCCAGCTTTTCCTAAGGTACCCCCAGGTATTCTCAGCCAACCAGGGCAATAAACTCTCCAGAATGTCTTGGGTCTGCTGCAGGGTCTTAACTCAGTGGGGAGGGGACATCCTAACAACATACCCAAACAACCTCAGCTAACTTGACTCCTCTCAACCTGGAGGAGCAGACTCTCTACTCGGAAGCTCCCTCTGGATCACTGATCTTCTCACCTGATCAGAAAGTCACCCCAGCCACCCTGTGAACAATCTTCATTTATTCCGCTTGAACTTGTCATCCCATTATTTCATTCAAAATCCACAGCTCATGAGCATGAATGAGGACAGGGAGGCAAATCGACTGGTGAACAACAGTTTTGCCTTTAGAATCACTCAGGTCCTTCGCAAACCATGGACCAGTACAGCAAACATTTAACAGCTGCTGCTGCTCCAATCTGTTtgacactcatatatatatatgtatgtatatatattgtgatggatggctgtggcCCTTGCCTGGTCAGGAtgtccctgtgatggaaggaGAGGACAGGTTCACACCAATACCTCCCTTGGAACATGAGAGGGCAACTCCCCTGAATTGCATCGGGGCATTGGAAGCtgaaccctgctggggcctgtggccccCACTAGGGGGCACTTGGACAGTTCTGGAGCCCTGGTGTGCAGCACTtacaccacacccagaagtgctgccgtaAGAGGATCCGGGAACACATGGAGTACTTCTGGGGACCCTTACAGCACTTCCAGAAGAGGATCAAAgtgcacttggagcacttccgggtgcactataaaggaggccgcctcactccgttcgaagagccagagttgggaggtgatGGACAATGCTTgcgtggagaggagtggaggtggcagagaagagaaaagaaagagagaaagagaaaggaaaaaagaaagaagaagaagaagaagggactgagcagtaTTGTTGATTGCTTGTTGTAGACTGTGCTCTGACGTGGGGAGCTGGGAAATAGAGCTGCCCCACGAggaaataaactgtgtgctgcttttggacttgtgtctctgtgcctgtctgtgtttggGTTTGGGGAGCAATACTCATAGTGCAATGTTCTGTAACATCTCACAATAATCAAATCAAGTGTGGCTCCTCTTTCCAGGAGCACTTTTACAGTTACCCCTCAGTAGTCCACACAGGGACTCACTAGCTTCCACATGAACAGCACACCTGCAACTGTAGGAAGCTTGGAGATTGGCCCACCTTAGTCAGGACCATGTTTCTGGTTCTTATGTTATTTCTTATGTTCTCATGTTCACTcctgctaaaaatgtaaaacaatatgCATTGTGTGAAAGAACTGGAAGTGGGATATGCTGACTCAACTTTAGCTCACCAATTTTATCTACTAGTCATGAAATTAAGTGTTCGTATTCTTCTATTATATAGTTTAgagtttatttattctgtttatatAAAGATCTCTCTTTGTTACAGTCAAatgctttaaatttaaacttttccTAAGCCTTGACACAACTTCAGATAAATGAAGCTAAAGCCATAGTAGAGTGTTAGTCTTCTATTGTCAGGTGGCactgttctgtttttgtttaccTCAGAGGGTTTTAAACATCATGTAGACCGGTGTGTTGACATTCCACTAAGGAAATGAAGTTCATTTCAGTTTcagttcttcaaaaacaatacCTTACTGTTAGACTGGATCTGCTCTCACAATGGCAGCAGCTGAAGCTTCAGTGCCTGTGGATCAACACACTTGCTCGTATGAAGGAGCCTGTCACTGTCCTGTGTGGGGACAGCTACTGCTTCAACTGTCCTAATAACTTCTGGGAAGAGTCAATTGTGGAGGGAGCCCACCTCTGTCTTTTGTGCAAACAAGAATTTAAGGTAGAGATTAACAAAGCACTGCAATGGAAGAACAAGTAGAAAACCTGGAGGAAATGGATGCTGATGCCACTCTGTCTCAGAGTTATGCTGGACCTGGTGATGTCTTCTGTGATGTTTGTCCAGGGAAGAGAAGGAAAGCGTCAAAGACCTGCCTGACCTGCATGGTCTCCTACTGCAAAACTCACCTTCAACACCACCAGGAGTCTGAAGCTCTGATGAGACATAAACTGGAGGAGCTGACTGAAAACACTGAAGAGAAACTCTGCAAAGAACATCAGGAATTTCTGGAACTCTTCTGTAGGACTGATGATATCTGCATCTGCTTAGTGTGTGCGACAACTGAACACAAAAGTCATGACACGGTGACCTCCAGTGAAGAGAGACATGGGAGACAGGTGAGGAATGGGAAGGTTCATCTGGGACACTGAGGTGTTATGGTTGTCTTCCAGGACTGAGTTTAGTGATATTCTTTCATGACCTGTGAATATAaactacacacatatatttaGACTTACAATACACAATAGCAAAGCTAAGCAACACGGTCAGTACTCCAGTCTCAGTCTTTGTTGtctcagtttttttctttgtgagTTTTTGCCAGGAATTCTggtcttcttctttattttgctgTTGAGCGcacatgtgagtgtgtgtgttgaaCCTGTTTAGTGACAGAATATCATCCTGCCTCAGGCTGAGTAGTATGCTGAGTCACAATctattggtttaatttttttgtcaccgattctgttcgtaacttttatggacagaatttctagccgcagccagggcgttgagggggtccagtttggtaggctcaggattgagtcactgctttttgcagatgatgttgtcctgtttgcttcatcaggccgtgaccttctgctctctctggatcagttcgcagccgagtgtgaagcggctgggatgggaatcagcacctccaaatccgagaccatggtcctcagccggaaaagggtggagtgccctctcagggttggaagcgagatcctgccccaagtggaggagttcaagtatctcggggtcttgttcacgagtgagggaagaatggagcgtgagatcgacaggcggatcggtgcggcgtctgcagtaatgcgggctctgcatcggtctgtcgtggtgaaaaaggggctgagccgcaaggcgaagctctcaatttaccagtcgatctatgttcctaccttcacctatggtcatgagctatgggtagtgactgaaagaacgagatcacgaatacaagcggctgaaatgagtttcctccacagggtgtctgggctctcccttaaagatagggtgagaagctcagtcatccaggaggggctcagagtagagccgctgctcctccgcatcgagaggagtcagatgaggtggctcgggcatctgatcaggatgcctcctggacgcctccctggtgaggtgttctgggcacgtctaaacgggaggaggccccggggaaggcccaggacacgctggagggactatgtctctcgactggcctgggaatgccttgggattcccccggaagagctagaagaagtggccggggagagggaagtctgggcatctctgctcaagctgctgcccccgcgacccaacctcggataagcgggagacaatggatggatggatggatggtttttatACTTCATGATAAAGATTACTTCTGTTGCTCTTTTTCCCACCATAAACCAAACCACTTTTACCtgatctctctttttcttttttccttccgtATTTCACTCCATCATCTTCACTGTAAACTCTAAATGCTTGGTCTCTCAAAGAGATCCTCACTCTGAAGGTTCCTTGCTccttttcctcttcttctccagCTGACCACAATCCTCCCTCCAGTCCCGTCACGTCCAGTCCCTCAGGTCCCTCACACATTCAGCTCCAAGATGCTCAGCTCATGTCCACTTGCTCTTCTTTTCTACTTCATCCTTTCCCTTTTCTCTTTAATAATCCCCTTGTTGGATTCCATGTTTTCCACCTCTGCCCACTCCTTAGACGTCTCTGTTGGATTTTGCTTCCACGCAGAGTCAGCTAGACAGCAAAAAGgatgaagtgaaaaagaaaattgaggagaaagagaagaaactgGAGGAGATGAAGGAGGCGGTAAAGAGAATTGAGGTGAGTTGCATGTGTCTTCTTCACACACTTTGGAAGTGAATAAAATTAACACTTAAAGTATTGAGTGTGCTGTGAGAGAAGGGCATATGCATATATTTTCCATTAGTGCATTAAAATGCGAGAATTAGAACTGTTGATTAATGATATCAACTTAGGATATTTCAATTTCAGAAAGGTTAATGTATAAATGCAAAGCTACTTCTGATATTATTCTTCCTACTAAGCAATTTTGAAGAAACTGACAGCAACTTTCCTTATATATCATCCAGCCTGCAGGACGCAGTGGTACAGGTGAGTGAGGCCGGTGCCATAAAAGAAAGAGGAGGGCGGAGTGCAGCGGCGGCAGTGATCAGTTCTGCCTCCTACAAGAGACGCAGCCGCGATGACTGACAGAGCGGCAGAGGAGCGTGCAGGGAGGCAGCTGATAGACATCGGCTGACAAACAGCCTTGCCGCGACTGCTGGCGTCAGTCTTGCGGgcgtctaaaggggtgcagatgGTAAGGGGTTtcccttcttcccataagggCACCCAGACCGTTAGTGCACCCCAAAGCAAGAGGAGATCctggaaaaagaaatggaatCCTCCTAACAGTGCGCAGCGCGAGCCTGTCCGCATAAAGGCGGTGGAGGGCTGCACTGTCAGGGGGCATAAACGTCGGGTGCCCTCAGGGGAGCGGATGAGGGAGCAGGACTTCCCATCCTGCTTCTGATCCCGCAGGGGTCAATTTGGAGGGGAGTGGCATTGCTATAGCTGCGGCTGCTGTGGTCACGTCTCCGGTGTTGTCAAGAAAGGACGTCTGATTGGTGTGGACGTCGGGGCAACACCCCCAGACCTGCTGCTTATATCTCCATAGGGCAGAGCCACTGACTGGAGGATGCCGACTCCCCAACCTGGAGAAGACCAGCCCTTGCAGGACGTGTCGCTGAGCCCTACGCGGCTCATCTGAGGGAAGGGTCCTTCttacgctatatatatatactgtatatattgtcatgcacatgcgcatgggaggcaactaaaatgctcaaaagaagataattccatgcccagccagggggtggcagagtgcactgatcctttctcttttattcctgcagaccaaacataggaaattccacctgggctgaaagacaccacttctggttctggactCAATGACATTTCTTCTGGTTTGgggctcaatgacatcacttcctgtacagatgacgtcatttcccctgTCCCACTTTAAAAACCATCATATTCTTCCTGCctgtcaattctgttttggactcttgtctgtaaagactcattgctcattttttttgcttatttagcCAATACTTTAAAAGTATTTGGAGTGGCTAccacaaacctttttgtggcatCAAGGTCTTTCTTTTCCACATTGGCATAGATGGCAGGATGGTTGTCTCCTtgaggaaccggaagtggcatcattgagCCCGGGTGGAATTTGCCGTGTTTGGTCTGCTGAGATAAAAGAGAAAGtgtaccctgccaccccctggcccgaggtggaattaccttcttttctgccctttagctgcctcccatatgcACATTTGTGACATTTATACTTTGTGATTCCATTTCTTTTCCCTGTTTATTATGGTAGAATTCTCAGTGTCTCCATGTTTTGTAGCTCCTAAAGCTCATGAGGCTGATGTGAATTTCTGTGTTCTTCTAATCAGGAATCTGCACACCGAGAAATACAGAAACACCAGGAGACCTTTAAGTCTGTACTTGAGTCCATTGAGAGACTGAAGTCAGAGATCACTAAACTGATAAAAGATCATGAGCAAAGGGAAGTGAGAAAGGCTGAAGAGCTCATTGAGTGTCTAGAGAAGGAGATCGAGGACCTGCAGAGGAAAGAATCCGAGCTGGTCAAGCTTTCACAGACAGAAGACCACATCCACGTTCTAAGGGTGAGAGGGGCAATCTAAACAGATACCAGTAGGCCTGTTTGACACAAACGTCTTTGTTTCTCATGTCCTTCATCCTTCTTCTCTCATCATGTAGAAGTTCCCACTTCTCTGTGTCCCTTTTGGTGATGGAGATGCACCAGAAATCAAAATTAATGAAGATTTACTGCCTGAGACTTTGAGAACAAGCCTGTCTGATCTGAATAAGCTCCTGGAGGAGATGAACGGCTGGGAGTTTGTGAAGACAAATGTAGCcggtgggttgtgtgtgtgtccacATTTGGAGACCAGAGAGGCAGGAGATAAAGCTGTTCTGTTTGTCATGAGTATTAAAAActctccttcttcttttcttttttctcttctcaggTGTTCAAAATTCCGGTCACATCCTGCAGA encodes:
- the LOC114661667 gene encoding tripartite motif-containing protein 16-like isoform X2 produces the protein MEEQVENLEEMDADATLSQSYAGPGDVFCDVCPGKRRKASKTCLTCMVSYCKTHLQHHQESEALMRHKLEELTENTEEKLCKEHQEFLELFCRTDDICICLVCATTEHKSHDTVTSSEERHGRQSQLDSKKDEVKKKIEEKEKKLEEMKEAVKRIEESAHREIQKHQETFKSVLESIERLKSEITKLIKDHEQREVRKAEELIECLEKEIEDLQRKESELVKLSQTEDHIHVLRKFPLLCVPFGDGDAPEIKINEDLLPETLRTSLSDLNKLLEEMNGWEFVKTNVAGVQNSGHILQNLRTRNGLLKFSCQLTLDPNTAHGCLYLSEVNRKLTYEKSKNIQHVSHPDGFNFWSQILCKDSLSGTRCYWEVEWSGDGGKIGVTYKGIGRKGKNEEFFLGCNDKSWCLVCSNSQCYVSHNGKNITICTLPSNKIGIYLDYSGGSLSFYSITNKMSLLYKFTVSFTEPLYPGFWVGRNASMKICQLNPSDQ